Sequence from the Aspergillus nidulans FGSC A4 chromosome III genome:
TCTATAACTGTTATATTATAAACAAGGATCTGATTTCGACTCTCAAGGGAGTTATTGTAAGCCCCAGGGGACCGGCAAATTTTGGTACATCCCTACCTGATCACCGACGACTGATTCTGACGGGCTTATTACTAACTCTCTTTTTCTCACAGGTTGGGACCCAATATTCGAGTATGAAGGCCAGACGTACGCAGAGATGaccaaggaggaaaaggtgcTGCCCTTTACCTTTTTCTGCGCGGTGCTGTTcacatttttttttcaagtAGCTAATGTACAAACAGAACAAAATATCTCACAGATACAAAGCTCTCGTCAAGCTACAGCAGTGGTTGGTTGACGAACTATCATAACTCAGAGCCGCGACATGAAAACGTTACAGGCTTCCTAGTACCTAATCTGAATTCTTTGACTGGTCGCTTTTCCAGTTCTCTATCCAGGAAGCTATTCTAGCGCAATTGGCTTCTACGTCGCCGTCCTCTTCACTATTTAGTTCAACCACAATCTCTTCATCAAAACCCTCGCGGGCTTCCTCGATGAGGACCCCGAAAATCTCTGCATCTAGATTCTCTTGTAGTTTCGTTTCATGGTATCCCCTGCAGCAGAAGTCAGTTTTACCATGAAGAAAAATGCCATCTATCGAAAGATATTTGGGTAAACGTACCGTGAGCTGAGACGGTCATATAGAGTGGACGTAGAAGGGCAACGCAGTACCACAACAAGGTCGATCCAGGATTTAGGAAACAGATCACAAGCATGCCAGTCTATCAGATAGCCGCCTTGGAGtacctcatcctcaattGCATCTAGAAGCTAACGTCGCCGGCGAAAGTAAGCAGGAGAAAGTAAGACTGCGTATGCTGcgagctgaagaaagacatACTTTGTCCTCATCTACTACCCATGTTTTCAATTCTTCGTCATAGGTTTCAATACAGTCTCGGTCTTTCGCAATCTGGTTTATCGATAAATGTCGCAAGCCGGTATCTTGGGCTAGCTGCTCGCAGTGCACTGTCTTCCCAACTCCGGGAGTACCTGTGATTATGATATTTGGTGACGTTCGCATTTTCGATTATGGTT
This genomic interval carries:
- a CDS encoding nucleoside triphosphates FAP7 (transcript_id=CADANIAT00006189), which produces MRTSPNIIITGTPGVGKTVHCEQLAQDTGLRHLSINQIAKDRDCIETYDEELKTWVVDEDKLLDAIEDEVLQGGYLIDWHACDLFPKSWIDLVVVLRCPSTSTLYDRLSSRGYHETKLQENLDAEIFGVLIEEAREGFDEEIVVELNSEEDGDVEANCARIASWIENWKSDQSKNSD